The region TTTCAAATCCCCGAAACATCATACCTTTCGTTCTCGCATCCACAATGGATTGGTTCTCAATGTCTGCATCAATTTCCATGTATCCATTAATACGGGTAATGGGATTTATGGTTACTCTTTCAGCCATGCCTACTCCTCTCTCATGGTATCGTAAATAATAAACGGCTCCATGGCATCTGGAAATCCGAACTGGGCACATCCAATACAGGGAGAATCATCACCAACCGGCCAGTTGACATGCCCGTTCCACTGGCGTATGGGGCAATCGATCTGAGTGACCGGCCCTTTACAGCCCATCATGAACATACAGGTTTCTTCCCCAAGGGAAGAGGCAAATATACCATTGTCGTAATAAGACCTCCTGGGGCATCTGTCATGTATGGTGGTACTGTAAAACATCAGAGGGCGGTCCCTGCTGTCAAGAGGGGGCTCTCCATACAATATCAGATAGGCCAGAGTCCCCATAAACCAGTCCGGATGACAGGGACATCCTGTCAGCTTGATCACCTTCCGCCCTAATACCTCCTGAATCCCCACACATTGTGTAGGGTTGGGCCTGGCTGCAGACACTCCCCCGTGAGAAGCGCAGGCTCCCACAGCAATCACATGGGCTGCACGTTCTCCCAGTCTTGTAATGGCTTCCAATCCCGTAATTTCCCTGCCGTTATGCCTGCCTACGGTCTGGTAGGAACCGTTGTCTTTTAATGATACCGCGCCTTCCGCGGCCAGGATATAATCGCTGCCTATGATGCCAAACAACTGGTCCATGGCATCATTTCCTTCAGAAGCTACGAGGGTGTTGCTGTAAATGAAATTAGTCATTTGAGTCAACAGATACTGAAAGTCCGGATTTTGGCCATCAAGAAGGGAAATGGTATTACCTGTACATCCGTTTAATTCAAGCCAGACCAGGTTCTGCTTTGGCCGTACATGATTGGCAATATCGTTCTTTACCCTGTTCACAAGGCTTTCCGTTGTTTTTAACTTACTTTCCTGATAAGGACATTTAAAGCTTTCACAACCCAAATTCATCACCAGCTTTACACTAAAGTCAGATAGCCTACTACCGGCAATCTGGTTAAGACCATTGCTCCCGGATGACAGGTTTGAAATTCGTAGGTTAAATCTCTTCCGGGAAAAAGGCCGAAATGACTGTCCCCCATCCAAACGGAATTATTTGTAACATCATACACCACTCCGTTTACCGCAACATAAGCAGGAGCCCCGTTCTTGCCGTCATATTGGGATAATTCATTCATAGTAAAGTATCTTGGGGGGTTGTTTTCTTCCTGGGTCTGACTTGCATAGACGGCCTCATAGGGATTTTGGATTTCATCCATACTTAGCTGGTTTGACTGGGTGAAATACTTGATGTGGCTTTCCAGCATGACTACTTCACTGCTTAAATGATCCAATACTGCTCCGCTGTCATGCTGACTGGAATAGAGCTTTTCAACATCTTCGTTTATTTGTCTTATGCTGTTTCCTACATAATCTAAAAACAAATTTAATTCCATATATAACCTCCAAAATAATCAGAATTGTTGATATGCTGTACCGATGGTATAAGCCTCCCTTATTGAAATATTTCCCCATCAATTTCATCTATCACCGCAGTAAGAGGCTCTATTTCCTGTCTTTGTACCTGAATGTTTGTCCAGTCCCCTACAAGGGAATTTTTTCGTTCAGTAAAATATTCCCGAATACTGGATTCACTTATATGACTGTGTGTATGTACCGTAATTGTCAGCTTTAAGATCTTTGCAATGGCGTTTTCATTGCATATATCAATGACTGACTCATATAAATTCTGGTTCAAGAAAGTGTCATGCATGAATGGTTTCCTCCCATAGGATTTTTTGAATTACATTTTCAATTTCCCTGCAGATTTGGGGCAGCTTATGATTCAGAACTGCACTGAGTTCATAACCGATACCGATTTCGGATATTTCAATTCCGATGAGATAGCCCTGAAATTGGACTCCGTACAGCTTCATGAGCTCTACCATGCTCATATCATGCTGCATGGAAAACAAGGAAGGCTGCGAAATTACATCTTTAAGGCTGAAAAGATGAACTTTTCCAGGTTCTTCTCTTGGGGAAAGTGCGTCAAGTATCAATATAAAATCATCCTCATCCAGTAAATAAAAACAGTGTTGAAAATCGGTTTCTCCAATGATTACATGGACATCCTGTTGGGTCAGCCGGTCTTCCAGCATTTCGGCAGCTTTAATTGCTATAGCGTCATCCTTCATAAACCGGTTGCCGATAGCAACTAACTTCACCATATTCTTGCCTCCTTCCCTAAATTTGTCATTTATCCATATATATGTTGGACATAGTCAAATATTCTTTACCGGAACAAGATCAGAGTAAAAATCACAGTGTTTTTTCTTGCCAAAGGGACAGCCTGGTAAACATAAGAAAAAACAGCTAGTCAAAACCGGTGTATGCCTGTTATATCAAGGCATACACCGGTTCCCTAATTTCTATGGTATGGAGCCGTCATGATAGGATACCATTCTCCACACATTTGGCCGCATAAGTGGCCAGCCTGGAGCCTCTGTCCGGATGAAAGGTATTAACGGCTTTGATTAGTCCTATGGTCCCTACGGAAAGAAGGTCTTCCATATCATAATCCGTATTCTGATACTTTTTTGCCACATGTGCCACCAGGCGCATATTCCGCTCGATGAGTGTGGCTCTCGCCTCCCGATCCCCTTCCTGGTATCGTTCCAGACACTCTCGTTCTTCTCGCGCAGTTAAAGGTTTGGGAAAAGTCTTCAAAGAAAGCCACCTTAAACTTACTTACTCTCATTTTATGCCGCCCCTCTCTCTAAAGTGCTTTTACAAGAAATATTGGCTGGTACTTATTTTCCCTCTCTACCGCAGAACAGGCAATCAAAGCGGGCTCAGCTCAGACGCCATGTACAGGATCGAACCCATCCGTCTTCGTATCAATGGTGAAACAGGCGGACACCGGTAAAGGCCATAGCCATGCCGTATTTATTGCAGGTTTCAATCACCTGGTCATCCCGGACCGAGCCTCCTGGCTGGGCCACATACCGTACACCGCTTTTATAAGCACGGTCTATGTTGTCACCGAAGGGGAAGAAGGCGTCAGAACCCAGAGAGACTCCTGTCAGCCTGTCCAGCCATGCACGCTTCTCTTCTCTCGTAAATACTGCAGGCTTCACCCTGAAGATATTTTCCCATCTGCCATCCGAAATTATATCCATAGAATCGTCTCCGATGTAGACATCAATGGCATTGTCTCTGTCCGCACGGCCAATTCCATCTACAAAGGGAAGTTCTAATACCTGAGGAGCCTGGCGCAAAAACCAGTTATCCGCCTTATTTCCTGCCAGTCTGGTACAGTGGATACGGGACTGCTGCCCCGCCCCGATGCCGATGGCCTGTCCGTCTTTTGCAAAGCAAACGGAGTTGGACTGAGTGTATTTTAAAGTAATAAGGGAAATGATCAGATCAATTTTTGCTGTTTGAGGAATTTCCTTGTTCTCTGTGACTATATTTTTAAAAAGTCCTTCATCAATCCTCCCTTCATTTCTTCCCTGCTCAAAGATGATCCCATAAACCTGTTTTCTCTCAAGAAGCTCCGGCTCATACTCCGGATCAATCTGGATAATATTATAGCTTCCGTTCTTTTTGGATTTTAGAAGTTCCAAAGCTTCCGGTTCATATCCAGGAGCGATGACACCGTCAGACACTTCCCGCTTGATAATCCTGGCAGTATCTTTATCGCAGATATCAGAAAGGGAAATAAAATCCCCAAAGGAAGACATGCGGTCAGCACCTCTTGCTCTGGCATAAGCACAGGCCAGAGGAGAAAGACCTTCCATGTCCTCAACCCGGCAAATCCTTGCAAGCACCGGATCCAGCGGAAGTCCCACAGCTGCTCCCGCCGGGGACACATGCTTAAAAGAAGCAGCTGCAGGAAGGCCGGTGGCTTCCTTCATTTCCTTTACCAGCTGCCAGCCATGAAAGGCATCCAGGAAATTAATATATCCCGGACGGCCGCTTAAGACCTGAATGGGAAGCTCTTTTCCCTGGGGCATAAAAATCCTGGAAGGTTTCTGATTCGGGTTACATCCATATTTTAATTCCAGCTCGTTCATCTTTTGTACTCCTGTCATTGATTTTTATTCACGATCCGGGTCTCATAATCTCCGGTTTCTATGTCAATATACCTTACAAAGAGAGAAATCTTATTATCCCCGTGCAGGCTTTCCCATATCATGGCAGTAAATTCATCCAGATCATCAAGGGCTGCCACCAGCTTCGGCTCCCCTTCAAAGCTTGGCAATGGAGTTCCATCATGCATATAGGTGTGAAGGAAATGAGCTTCACCTGCCGCCGGATTGTCATAAGCAAAGGTATAGCGGTTGCAGGAATCCGGATCCCCATGATTGCTCTTTATGAGAGACATGGCATAATTAAAACGTCCTCCCTCTATATGCATGATTCCGGAAATGCGTGGAGTGTAATTTGGATTGTCCGGCTCAAATTCCCTGCACCGCAAGGATTGCTCAAAGGTCAGCTGGATATCCATTCCCTCATAGATGGTGTCGGTCTGATCTCCGTTTGTGACAATGGTTTTATTTCCCATGACCCGCACCGGGGCGTAAATAATAAGGCTTGGGTCCGTGACCTTGGAAGGGTCGAAGGCCTGGGTGCGGATACCTTCCCCGTCCTCTACAAAAACACGGTTGCGGCTGTTTTCGCTTCTCCCCATAATGAAATAAGCGGCAACCGCCTTTGTTCCATCCGGTGTTTTTCCCATTATAATGCCTCTTCCCGGATAGGAATTGCTCCTTAAATCGTCTTGCAAAGAAATCAAATTCATGAGATCTGGTCTCCTTTCTGAATGAAAACAAATTGTTTTTGATTTACAGGACATGGTTTTCTGCAAATCAAAAAACCGCCTGGACATCCCTTAGGGTGCCCAGGCGGCCGGCTTTTATTGTATCGTGCTCCCCGTGGTATTACTCCACTTATCCGCCAGTCGCACGTACCTTATTTAACATCATATTATATTCTACAAAAAAATGCAAGTCTCTTTTGTAAATCAGCTATTCATTTCGGATAGCGGCAAGAGGGCTCAGCTTCATGGCCCTTAAAGCAGGGAAAAATCCTGCCGCCATGCCTACAAAAATTGCAAAACCAACGGCTGTCAAGGAAAGCCATGCCGGGATTCTGGAAAGATCGCCGGGCATACCTGCCATAAAGCGGCCGGAAAGAAACTTATTTATGAGGAATGATACTCCATAGCTGAACAGGATTCCCGTTATTCCTCCTAAAAATCCGATAAAACCGGATTCCAGAAGGAACATATTCCTGATATTATTCATATCACATCCCAAAACCTTCAGGATCCCGATTTCCTTTGTTCTTTCATAAATGGACATCATCATGGTATTGGCAATGCCGATGGCCGCCACGAACAGGGATACGGCTCCGATCCCTCCCAATAGGGCCTGAACCATTTGAGCCTGCTTCTGGGATTGTTCCAGCCATTCCATATTGCTGTTGGCCTGATAGCCCATATCTGTAATGGTTTTCTGTACCGCCGTCACATGGTTCATATCATCCACTTCCACAATGGCCTGCTGGTAAATAAAATAGTTGTAGGGTTTCCCCTTTTTATTGGTTGGCTGATTGGGAATGGGCTTCTTTTTAAAAATCTGTTTTAACTGGGCCTTTAAGGCATCCAGGTCCACATAAACGTTATAGCTGTAACTATTCCATTCTTCGGTTCCTCCTGCTACCAGTCCTGCCGTTGGAATTAAATACTTTTTGGGAGGTTTGACGGTTTTACCTCCCTCTCCCGTTCCCCCGTTCTGAGATTGGTAATAGGCATCCATATCAAAAATCACAAATAAGGGCCTATTCATGAAATCAATGTTTGGAATGCTGGATGGATCCTCATAATAGTCGTTGCGGTTGCTTTTTGGGTTGTTAAAATTTCTGGCCACCATATTCCCTACGATCATCTGAAGATCCCTTTTTCCCGGTTCCGGGATGCCGCCTTCCTTTAAGGGAATATTCTTCATATACTCCTGGGTGACTCCAATAAGGTTGATATAAGCCTGATAAGCCCCCTGGGTCATCAAAACATTGGTCTCCAAAAGGGGAGAAGCTGCAGTAACGTGCTCCAGCTTACCAAATTGGGCGATCACATCGTCGGTCATATAATTGGGGTCCTTGCTGTTCTCATTACCTCCCCACATGGCGTTGGAATATACGGAAATTTCTGTAAGGCTTCCGTAGGAAGCGATCTGTTCCATGGTAAGTTCATTAAAACCGATCCCCAAAGACACCATGACAACAATGGAAGCCGTACCGATCAAAACTCCCAGAACCGTTAAAAATGTCCTTAGCTTCCTGCGTCTTAAATTGTTGACACTCATGGAAAGCAAATCGCTAAATCTCATTGTTATTTTCCTCTTCCAATGCTTCCTTTTTCCGTTTGCGCCTCTTAAGCACAAATACCGTTCCAAAGGTTCCTATAACCAGGGCAGCAACCACTGCCGGAATGATGAGCTTTCCATATTTGGAAGAGCCTTCCGGCTCTGTTACCGCCGGGAAATCTCCTGAACCATCCATTCCGGGATCCTGATCCATCTGTTCTGTTACCGTTAAAGACAGTTCCTTTTCAATGGGTTCGCTGACGGCACCGTTTTCATCCTCGTAGGTGATCATAACCTTGATTTTCCCATCATCCATGGTTGGAGCTGATCCGGTGATCATAGCATCTACATTCCCGGATTCTCCCGGCTTAATATTTCCTACATAGCTGTTGGTCTGTTGTATAGAATCCCCCACAAAGGCTACCATGACATTGTAGAGGAGCACCTTTCCCGTGTTATTGATGGGAAACATCACATTTGTCTCAGAGCCTACGGAAATTGTATCCGGCATTACCTCAATGGTGCCCGTGTTCAACCGGGAGACCTGTTTGACAGGAATGTTCACCGTTACCTTTTCTTCGGCGTTTTTAAACTCAGGGCTGTCATATTTTTCATTAATGGTAATGGCATAGGTCCTTTGGTCCACCCAGGCTCCGGCCCGCAGCTTCACCTTAACATCCGTGGTCTGGCCTGCGGAAAGGGAGTTCACAACTATGGATGAGGAACCGGAATCCAAGGTAAATACTGCACTGTCCGTAACTTTTTC is a window of [Clostridium] saccharolyticum WM1 DNA encoding:
- a CDS encoding hydrogenase small subunit, which gives rise to MNRVKNDIANHVRPKQNLVWLELNGCTGNTISLLDGQNPDFQYLLTQMTNFIYSNTLVASEGNDAMDQLFGIIGSDYILAAEGAVSLKDNGSYQTVGRHNGREITGLEAITRLGERAAHVIAVGACASHGGVSAARPNPTQCVGIQEVLGRKVIKLTGCPCHPDWFMGTLAYLILYGEPPLDSRDRPLMFYSTTIHDRCPRRSYYDNGIFASSLGEETCMFMMGCKGPVTQIDCPIRQWNGHVNWPVGDDSPCIGCAQFGFPDAMEPFIIYDTMREE
- a CDS encoding phosphoribosylaminoimidazolecarboxamide formyltransferase, giving the protein MNELELKYGCNPNQKPSRIFMPQGKELPIQVLSGRPGYINFLDAFHGWQLVKEMKEATGLPAAASFKHVSPAGAAVGLPLDPVLARICRVEDMEGLSPLACAYARARGADRMSSFGDFISLSDICDKDTARIIKREVSDGVIAPGYEPEALELLKSKKNGSYNIIQIDPEYEPELLERKQVYGIIFEQGRNEGRIDEGLFKNIVTENKEIPQTAKIDLIISLITLKYTQSNSVCFAKDGQAIGIGAGQQSRIHCTRLAGNKADNWFLRQAPQVLELPFVDGIGRADRDNAIDVYIGDDSMDIISDGRWENIFRVKPAVFTREEKRAWLDRLTGVSLGSDAFFPFGDNIDRAYKSGVRYVAQPGGSVRDDQVIETCNKYGMAMAFTGVRLFHH
- a CDS encoding cytochrome b5 domain-containing protein, with amino-acid sequence MELNLFLDYVGNSIRQINEDVEKLYSSQHDSGAVLDHLSSEVVMLESHIKYFTQSNQLSMDEIQNPYEAVYASQTQEENNPPRYFTMNELSQYDGKNGAPAYVAVNGVVYDVTNNSVWMGDSHFGLFPGRDLTYEFQTCHPGAMVLTRLPVVGYLTLV
- a CDS encoding IMP cyclohydrolase, producing the protein MNLISLQDDLRSNSYPGRGIIMGKTPDGTKAVAAYFIMGRSENSRNRVFVEDGEGIRTQAFDPSKVTDPSLIIYAPVRVMGNKTIVTNGDQTDTIYEGMDIQLTFEQSLRCREFEPDNPNYTPRISGIMHIEGGRFNYAMSLIKSNHGDPDSCNRYTFAYDNPAAGEAHFLHTYMHDGTPLPSFEGEPKLVAALDDLDEFTAMIWESLHGDNKISLFVRYIDIETGDYETRIVNKNQ
- a CDS encoding ABC transporter permease, with protein sequence MRFSDLLSMSVNNLRRRKLRTFLTVLGVLIGTASIVVMVSLGIGFNELTMEQIASYGSLTEISVYSNAMWGGNENSKDPNYMTDDVIAQFGKLEHVTAASPLLETNVLMTQGAYQAYINLIGVTQEYMKNIPLKEGGIPEPGKRDLQMIVGNMVARNFNNPKSNRNDYYEDPSSIPNIDFMNRPLFVIFDMDAYYQSQNGGTGEGGKTVKPPKKYLIPTAGLVAGGTEEWNSYSYNVYVDLDALKAQLKQIFKKKPIPNQPTNKKGKPYNYFIYQQAIVEVDDMNHVTAVQKTITDMGYQANSNMEWLEQSQKQAQMVQALLGGIGAVSLFVAAIGIANTMMMSIYERTKEIGILKVLGCDMNNIRNMFLLESGFIGFLGGITGILFSYGVSFLINKFLSGRFMAGMPGDLSRIPAWLSLTAVGFAIFVGMAAGFFPALRAMKLSPLAAIRNE
- a CDS encoding hydrogenase maturation protease, with the protein product MVKLVAIGNRFMKDDAIAIKAAEMLEDRLTQQDVHVIIGETDFQHCFYLLDEDDFILILDALSPREEPGKVHLFSLKDVISQPSLFSMQHDMSMVELMKLYGVQFQGYLIGIEISEIGIGYELSAVLNHKLPQICREIENVIQKILWEETIHA